From Drosophila gunungcola strain Sukarami unplaced genomic scaffold, Dgunungcola_SK_2 000115F, whole genome shotgun sequence, one genomic window encodes:
- the LOC128265361 gene encoding 60S ribosomal protein L22, with amino-acid sequence MAPTAKTNKGDTKAAAAKPAEKKAAPAAAAAKGKVEKPKAEAAKPAAAAAKNVKKAPEVAKAAAAAAAKPAAAKPAAAAKPAAAKDAGKKAPAAAAAAAPKKEAAKAAAPAAGKAAPAKKAASTPAAAPPAKKAAPAKAAAAAAAPVAAAAAAAPAAAAPAAAKPAAKPKAKSAAPAPSKVVKKNVLRGKGQKKKKVSLRFTIDCTNIAEDSIMDVADFEKYVKARLKVNGKVNNLGNNVTFERSKLKLHVSSDVHFSKAYLKYLTKKYLKKNSLRDWIRVVANEKDSYELRYFRISSNDDEDDDAE; translated from the exons ATGGCTCCAACC GCCAAGACCAACAAGGGTGATACCAAGGCCGCTGCTGCCAAGCCGGCCGAGAAGAAGGCTGCTCccgcagccgccgccgccaagGGCAAGGTGGAGAAGCCGAAGGCTGAGGCCGCCAAGCCCGCCGCCGCCGCGGCCAAGAATGTGAAGAAGGCGCCCGAGGTGGCCAAGgcggccgccgccgctgctgccaaaccagcagcagccaagcccgctgccgctgccaaGCCTGCCGCCGCCAAGGATGCCGGAAAGAAGgctcctgctgccgccgccgccgccgcacCCAAGAAGGAGGCCGCCAAGGCTGCCGCTCCGGCTGCCGGAAAGGCTGCTCCAGCCAAGAAGGCCGCTTCCACCCCGGCTGCCGCTCCTCCGGCCAAGAAGGCTGCTCCCGCcaaggctgctgctgctgctgctgctccggtcgctgctgccgctgctgctgctccggctgcagctgctccagcCGCCGCCAAGCCCGCTGCCAAGCCCAAGGCCAAGAGCGCTGCTCCCGCTCCCAGCAAGGTGGTCAAGAAGAACGTGCTCCGCGGCAAGGgacagaagaagaagaaggtcTCGCTGCGCTTCACCATCGACTGCACCAACATTGCTGAGGACAGCATCATGGATGTGGCCGACTTC GAGAAGTACGTGAAGGCCCGCCTCAAGGTCAACGGCAAGGTGAACAATCTGGGCAACAACGTCACCTTCGAGCGCTCCAAGCTGAAGCTGCATGTCAGCTCCGACGTGCACTTCTCCAAGGCCTACCTCAAGTACTTGACCAAGAAGTACCTGAAGAAGAACAGCCTGCGCGATTGGATCCGTGTGGTGGCCAACGAGAAGGACTCGTACGAGCTGCGCTACTTCAGGATCAGCTCCaacgacgacgaggacgacgaTGCCGAGTAA
- the LOC128265360 gene encoding basic proline-rich protein, translating into MMASSGGHFAFVAWAVLALLLTHSGDVVDARRNQGNNQRKTSSSSSSSNYGHVTQPSYNTNGHAAGNSHADVAKLSYPNYNSQPNRPMTAAAGSPGAPGSAPQPGWNVPQGPPPAYSASNPAGGARPNMHEPPPAYHAPNYGAAPPSYGAATGSNVHQPQYSGVPAGATYYPAGGHGGVGGYPSNIPAGATYYPSAGHVPMGGGYHPAAAAPPPGATYYQAGSALPPGATYYSAPPQQSSSGLGFGTGLLAGGLGGALLGHALTPSGGSSSSQPVAAAAPAGGQDRIIIINNGVPVNASDGTTVINAAGVAAAPGAVPPAPMPPSNVTQDAQQPAPAAPMAPLNPEASNMTAPDAAAPPPAGGIICVPTKVNETDPTDSSKMVEVEKIACYPAPPPPAAPAGEGPAPLAPMAPVQPGSQQVQLAPDVAAPVQASVKANTSGAGARSLAGLTFQTGLLIMLMCGALAKRIAGF; encoded by the exons ATGATGGCCTCCAGTGGTGGCCATTTCGCCTTCGTGGCCTGGGCCGTATTGGCACTGCTGCTGACGCACAGCGGCGATGTTGTGGATGCACGGCGTAACCAAGGCAACAACCAGCGCAAGACCTCCTCATCCAGCTCCTCCTCGAACTATGGCCATGTGACGCAGCCCAGCTACAACACCAATGGCCATGCCGCCGGCAATTCGCATGCGGATGTGGCCAAACTGAGCTACCCCAACTACAACTCGCAGCCCAATCGTCCGATGACCGCTGCCGCCGGCTCCCCAGGCGCTCCGGGATCTGCCCCCCAGCCGGGATGGAATGTCCCGCAGGGTCCGCCGCCCGCCTACTCTGCCTCCAATCCGGCCGGCGGGGCTCGACCCAATATGCATGAACCGCCGCCAGCCTACCATGCCCCCAACTATGGAGCAGCTCCGCCCAGCTATGGTGCGGCCACCGGATCGAATGTCCATCAGCCGCAGTACTCGGGTGTCCCGGCTGGAGCCACCTACTACCCGGCCGGAGGACACGGAGGTGTCGGCGGCTATCCCTCGAACATACCCGCTGGAGCCACATACTATCCATCCGCCGGACATGTGCCCATGGGCGGTGGCTATCAcccggctgctgctgcaccgCCTCCGGGTGCCACCTACTACCAGGCGGGATCTGCCCTGCCACCCGGAGCCACCTACTACTCTGCGCCGCCCCAGCAATCCTCCTCTGGCCTGGGCTTCG GCACTGGTCTGCTCGCTGGTGGATTGGGCGGTGCTCTGCTGGGCCATGCCCTCACGCCCTCCGGGGGCAGCTCCTCCTCGCAGCCGGTGGCGGCAGCAGCTCCAGCTGGTGGCCAGGATCGCATCATCATTATCAACAACGGCGTGCCGGTGAATGCCAGCGATGGCACCACTGTGATCAATGCGGCTGGCGTGGCTGCTGCTCCGGGAGCAGTTCCTCCAGCACCAATGCCACCTTCCAACGTGACCCAAGATGCCCAGCAGCCAGCTCCAGCTGCACCCATGGCTCCCCTCAACCCAGAGGCCTCCAACATGACCGCACCGGATGCTGCTGCTCCACCACCAGCCGGCGGCATCATTTGTGTGCCCACCAAGGTGAACGAAACGGATCCAACTGACAGCAGCAAGATGGTGGAGGTGGAGAAGATCGCCTGCTACCCGGCACCGCCGCCACCAGCTGCTCCGGCTGGCGAGGGACCCGCCCCCCTGGCGCCCATGGCCCCCGTTCAGCCGGGATCGCAGCAGGTGCAGCTGGCCCCGGATGTGGCCGCTCCAGTCCAGGCGTCCGTCAAGGCCAACACCAGTGGTGCAGGAGCTCGTTCCTTGGCAGGATTGACCTTCCAGACCGGCCTGCTCATCATGCTCATGTGCGGAGCCCTGGCCAAGCGCATTGCCGGCTTCTAA